From Drosophila virilis strain 15010-1051.87 chromosome X, Dvir_AGI_RSII-ME, whole genome shotgun sequence, the proteins below share one genomic window:
- the Arp6 gene encoding actin-related protein 6, with the protein MAVVVLDNGAYTAKVGLATQDEPQVIPNCIMKAKSERRRAFVGNQIEECRDTSALFYILAFQRGYLLNWDTQKTVWDYIFSKEGIGCTLENRNIVITEPQMNFHSVQEAMLEMLFEEYRVAGMYKATAADLAAFNYVADSEERTTMQTLNCIIIDVGYSFTHIVPFVLGRRVLEAIRRIDVGGKALTNHLKELISYRHLNVMDESHVVNQIKEDVCFVAEDFKDAMSVHHSEKRRKEIAVEYVLPDFTTVKRGYIRVPGQPREDEEQQQMVPLCNERFTVPEVLFNPSDIGIQQVGIPEAVADALQACPWEAHRELLLNILIVGGSSQFPGFLPRLKRDLRALVPDDLEVSLICPEDPVRYAWYGGREVATSPNFDEFIYTRDDYEEFGIHGLPQR; encoded by the coding sequence ATGGCTGTGGTTGTGCTGGACAATGGTGCGTACACAGCCAAAGTGGGACTCGCAACGCAGGATGAGCCGCAGGTGATCCCCAATTGCATAATGAAGGCAAAAAGCGAGAGACGCCGCGCTTTTGTGGGCAATCAAATCGAAGAATGCCGCGATACATCGGCATTATTTTACATCCTGGCCTTTCAACGTGGTTATCTGCTGAACTGGGACACTCAAAAAACGGTCTGGGATTATATATTCAGCAAGGAGGGCATCGGCTGTACACTGGAGAATCGCAATATTGTCATTACCGAACCGCAAATGAACTTCCACAGCGTACAGGAGGCAATGCTCGAGATGCTCTTCGAGGAGTATCGCGTGGCGGGCATGTACAAGGCGACGGCCGCCGATCTGGCTGCATTCAATTATGTGGCGGACAGCGAGGAGCGCACCACAATGCAAACCCTCAACTGCATCATTATCGATGTCGGCTACAGTTTTACGCATATTGTGCCGTTTGTGCTGGGCCGGCGTGTCCTGGAAGCCATCCGGCGCATTGATGTGGGCGGCAAAGCGTTAACGAATCATCTCAAGGAGCTCATCTCCTATCGTCATCTAAACGTCATGGATGAGAGCCATGTGGTGAATCAAATCAAGGAGGACGTTTGCTTTGTGGCCGAAGACTTTAAGGATGCGATGAGCGTGCATCATAGCGAGAAACGTCGAAAGGAAATCGCCGTGGAATATGTCCTGCCCGACTTTACGACAGTCAAGCGTGGCTATATACGTGTGCCCGGCCAGCCACGCGAGGATGaggaacaacagcaaatggTGCCGCTTTGCAATGAACGTTTCACTGTACCGGAGGTGCTCTTCAATCCATCGGACATCGGTATTCAGCAGGTGGGCATACCGGAGGCTGTTGCCGATGCCCTGCAAGCGTGTCCCTGGGAGGCGCATCGCGAACTCTTGCTCAACATTCTCATTGTTGGCGGCAGTTCACAGTTTCCCGGCTTCCTGCCGCGCCTCAAGCGCGATCTGCGCGCCCTGGTCCCAGATGATTTGGAGGTATCGCTCATCTGTCCCGAGGATCCAGTCCGTTATGCCTGGTACGGCGGCCGGGAAGTGGCCACCAGTCCCAACTTTGATGAGTTCATCTATACGCGAGATGATTACGAAGAGTTTGGCATACACGGCCTGCCGCAGCGCTAA
- the Fer3HCH gene encoding soma ferritin, translated as MAKCNPWLIRRLCMIMRQNFAKSCEDKLNDQINMELKACHQYLAMAYHFDRADVSSPGIHGFFLQASIEEREHAEKIMKYMNKRGGSIILSSVPEPVPQFEDTMSALKHALQMEMEVNQHLLDVHALAGKENDPNLCDFIEANFLQEQVDGQKVLADFIRQLERAQTDVGDYLFDKYMISGSMHGNGQQAKKH; from the exons ATGGCGAAGTGTAATCCTTGGCTAATACGTCGCCTGTGCATGATAATGCGACAGAACTTTGCCAAAAGCTGTGAAGATAAACTGAACGATCAGATCAACATGGAACTTAAGGCCTGCCATCAATATTTGGCCATG GCCTATCATTTCGATCGCGCCGATGTCAGCTCGCCGGGCATCCATGGCTTCTTTCTGCAGGCCAGCATTGAGGAGCGTGAGCATGCCGAGAAGATCATGAAGTATATGAATAAACGCGGTGGCTCAATCATATTGAGCAGTGTGCCGGAGCCGGTGCCACAGTTCGAGGATACGATGTCGGCCCTGAAGCATGcgctgcaaatggaaatggaggTGAATCAGCATCTGTTGGATGTGCACGCCTTGGCCGGCAAAGAGAACGATCCCAATCTGTGTGATTTCATAGAGGCCAACTTTCTGCAGGAGCAGGTCGATGGCCAAAAGGTATTGGCCGATTTCATTAGGCAATTGGAACGCGCCCAGACCGATGTCGGTGACTATCTGTTTGACAAATACATGATCTCCGGCTCGATGCATGGCAACGGCCAGCAGGCCAAGAAACATTGA